Genomic segment of Catharus ustulatus isolate bCatUst1 chromosome 3, bCatUst1.pri.v2, whole genome shotgun sequence:
TCAGAACCCAGCATCCCCCGGCACCGGGCACTGTCAGCAGCCCAGGAGAGCAGCCGCCCGTGGAGGGGGTGCCCATGAGCTCACGGTGCCCATGCACGCTCCAGGGGGAAGCGAGGGGCCGTCAAACACCGGTGTGCATTTCACCCCAGACCCACCAGCTCCCCTTGCACACCCAAAGGCAGCACAATGCCCCTCCTGTGTTCCTCTCCTGTGGCTGGCTGGGGTCTCAGGGAtgtgccagctgctcctgggctggggtcCCCGTGCAAGACAGTGACATGTGCTGTCCATCTGCAGAACAAGGCGGGGAATGGAAATGCCTTTTCACAAAATCCAACACGAACTTCATGCACTGCTTACCAGACCTGGAGCAAAGCCTTTAGGTGGGCAGCAATGGTTTCTGAGCATGGAAGGTGAATAAGGAACCTGCTGGGGCAGCATCAGGGGCTCGTTGGGTTTGTCACTCCTGGTGTTTGTGTCTGTGAATGTTCAGCCAATCCAGCCTGGAAGAAAACTGGACCGTGAGAGCCTGGAAACAATTTGGATGGGACAGACAGGGGTCAGAGGAGCAATCCTGAGTGCatgagggatggggaggagaggagaggaggtggGAGGGCTTTGGCTGGAGACTCAGTCGttgcccagcccatccccaagCAGGCAAGGAGGGGCAATGGGAGACCCGGGGTGCAGTGAGGAGGGACCCTGAGCTCCGGGACCCCACGGGGGGAGCAAGGTGGTGCGGGTCACCCCTCCTCAGCGGTGACGTGCCCAGGGCCAGCGAACACAGCcccggccctgccagccccgcagctcagggacaggagagggagggaCCGACCCCGGGCGTCAGCGCTCGGCGGGACTCGGCAGGCGAGGGACGAGCCCCGGGAAGGAGGGGCCGCGCTGGAGCCGCCCGGGTGACCCTGCCGCGGGTCCGGCGGGCACAGAGACCGCGCGCTCCGGCACTGGCGGGATGGCACGGGCGGGATGGCATGGGCGGGATGGCGGCAGCGCAGCTCCGGCCACCACCGGGAACGGCGGTACCGCGGCTGGGGGCGTGTCCATGCAAATGAGGCAGCGCCCGCGGCATGCCGGGAATAAAAACCGCCCCCCAACAGCGCTGCCCTCGCGCGTCCGCGGGCGCtgcgcgggccgggccgggcgggtcGGGGCGCGGATTTGGGCCCGCTCGGGAGCGGCGCTTTCGGGGCTGGGCTCGGGGTGGCCGTGTGTTGTGGAGGcgtgctgtgggcagggtgtggggggctgtggggtgtgagtTCATACTTACCTGGCAGGGGCGACACCATGATCAGGCAGGTGGTTTTCCCAGGGCGAGGCTCATCCTTTGCACTCCGGGTGTGCTGACCTCTGCGATTTCCCCAAATGCGGGAAACTCGACTGCATAATTTGTGGTAGTGGGGGACTGCGTTCGCGCTCTCCCCTGGTCATCTGGTTAAAGGAAAGCTATAAAGTATCTGCCATGTCACTAGGAATGAGCCAACTCGTTATTGTTTCTGgcttctgtttctttgttgCTGAGCGAGTTCGAGCGAAGATTGCCCCTCCTGTCAAAGTGACCGCGCTGCGGGCTCTGCTCGCCGTGTAATGACAGCACAGCGGACAGCCCGGCACTGCGAGGGACACGGGAGCCGTGGGATCGGGATCCGTGGGTGTGGGAGGCGATCCCCGCGGGGTCCGGGGTTCTCCGGCAGGACGGGAAAGCAGCGAGGCCGCTCCGGTCGCGCTCTCGGTGCGCAGTTCGAGAACAGCCGGGACACTAACCCGGGTCTTGCCGTCCCGCCGCAGTTCGAGCGCGCAgtcgggccgggccgggggcgctGCTCCATCCGCTGGAGCCTGGAGACGCGAGGCTGAgccgggatggggatggggcagggacgggagccGAGGCCCCTGGAGTCGGGCTTGccacactgctgcagcatcGCGCCTGGAGACGATCCTGGCAAGCCGACAGCACGCCAGTGCGAGAACAAACTGGAGAAAAGCGATTTCAAGAATACCAGCTGCAATTGCGAATATCAACAACATATGCACACTACCTGTAGCTAATCCTGATTACAACTCACTCTGCAAACAACAAAATCGGGAGAAGCATGACTACCACCTCCCCTACCATAAATTCTGCAGTCATGGTTCTTGTAGTTGGTGATGTCGCACGGGTCGGCACACCCGGAGTGCACCATCACGACCCCCGTGCAGGGATATCGTGCCCGGTATGAGTTTTCTCCGTGCGCAGTCGGTGCGAGTTCGCAGCGCCCGCGGACAGCGCCGCCTGTGTCCCGGCATGCCGCGCGGTGGAGCTCATTTGCATGACCACGCCCCACACGGCCTCGGCTGAGCCACACCCAACAGAGCAGCAGTTGATTTGCATGGCCCCGCCCCCTGGCGGCAGACCCCGCCCCCTCCGGTCCGGGAGCCGCGGTCCGGTCCCGCTCGGGCCGTGCGGCACCGCCGGTCGCCTTTCCCCTCGGGCCCTCCGCCCCGGGCACGCCCCGCCGACCGGCCGGCCTCCCGGGGAAGGGCTCCCTCCGGGGCTGGTGCCACTCGCCAGGGAGACCCCGGCTCTCCCCCACCAGCCCAGCTCGGAGGCCTGCCAGAAGCACAGCCCGAGGGTCACCAAATCTCCGAGGATGGAAAGCCAGGAGCCATGACCACACTGTCATAATTTCCCCAGAGGAGGGGCCTAGGAACAGGTAAGACCCATCTATGCTGCAGCATGAAGTGGGAGGAGAAGCCCCAAGGAAggtgcagtgctgtgccagtgGTGACATGGATGACATGGGTGCCAGGGCCCGGCCACATCACAGATGGCACACACAGAGTACTGGGGGCTGGTTTATTAGTGTCCATGCAGCAGCTGTCCCGATTACTGATCCACATTCTTAACACGCAGGACCACAGGCACTGAGGTGCAGGGGATCATGCCCAAGTCTGTGATGACCAAATCCACCAGGTCTGGGGGTGTCACATCATAGACCAGGTTAAGAAGGCGTAGGGACTTGTTCTCTGCCCAGCCCCCAAGCTGGGCCTGGCCTTTCCGCAGCACAATGAGGTCATCAGGGTCATCTGCAGGGAACAGAGAAGCCATCACGATCAGGGAGAGGGACAACAGCTCTGCACCCTGCCCCTGGAGCGGCACACACCACCACTACTTGCTAGGTGCCGCTGCCTGCAAGTGCAGCGAGAGGGATGGCAGGGTagggcagagcagcctgtcATGGTccacagcagggactgggagagaagGTCCCAGGTGGGAGGAAAGGGACAGAAGCCGTACCCAGCTCGTTGGAGACAAAAGAATCTGTCTGCACCCGCTCGCAGAACTTGTAGGTCTCGCAGCAGACCAGGACTGGCACGTTGTAGGCCCTGGAGACCAGCGCGATCTGCGAGGTGCCCACCCGGGACATGACAGAGCCGTTGGCCAGGAGCGCGtgggctcccagcagcactttgGACACCTGCCAGGGAAGCACAGGGATCTGTCAGCCCCTGCGCTGACACCCAGCCTCCCTCGCCCTGGGCACGGCCCTCACCTCAGGCAGCACGTAGGAGATGGCGTTGATCATCACGTAGGTGCAGTGGATGCCCTTGCGGACCAGGCGGCGCAGCGTCTCCCGCCCCTCCAGGCGCGGCCGGCTGTCCACCACGATCACGCGGAATGCGCGGCCCTTCTTGGCGTGGGCATCGCACAGCGTCCGGTTCACCAGCGAGGAGCTGATTGATGGGCCCCCAtcaggagctgcccctcccACCTGGCCACGACATCCACCCTCACCCTCCTGAGTGCTGCCCCTTCCAGAACCCTCCTGCCACGATGGCTCCCAGGGCCTGTCCCTGTCTTTGCACCAGGAAGCGCCCCTGGGAAAGGCGCTGTCTCAGCCCTCCCTGGAAGCAGCGCTGAGCTCCCTGTGTGGCCAGCACAAGAGCCACTCTCAGCTTCCCTCTCACATAGGcctgcactgtccctgctccttcctctgcccAGCATACACAGCACACCCGGACTCTTGCAGCAATCTCTGGCTCTTTTCCCCACCTCTACTTCTTGGGATGcgaatttctgtatttctgcttcCTGACATTTGACTTTGTTGCAGTCTGTTTAAAACCCAGTGAACAGCCCTGGCTGTTGTGTAAGTGCCCTGGGTGGAGGGAGTGTGGCTCTGGGGTTCTTGGAATCCAGCTCTGGCTACAGcaggtggggcagtgctgagccctgtgcaggaccatCCCAGCCTCACCTCCCGTGCTGCTCCGTTCCCTCCTCCCACCCGCCggagcagctgcctgtgctctgtgctcaccaGCCATACACCAGGATCACGTCATGGTCATTGATCTTCTCGAAGGCAGACCTTGAGATGGCCTCAGCTGCCAGGACAATCTTCTCTCGCAGGTATTTGTCGATGGTGTCCTGGAGCTTCTCCTTTGCCTGGGGAGAGACAGACATCACATACTTGTTGCTCTCTGCAATTCCCTGATTTGCACCAGGTGGGGATCAGCCTCTTCCCCCTAGTAACAAACTTTCAATTCCCCTGCAGCACCGTTCTGAGTCTGCTTTCGGTCTCTGCTCAACTCCTTCACCCCTCAGCAAGGCCACTCACCTCATCCTCTCTCAGGGTGTCAGGCAGGCATGATATCTCCTTCTTGAGGAACTTGATGGCATTGCCCATGCCAGCGGAGAGTGGCCGGCACTGGGTCAGGAAGCTGCAGAAGAAACGGGCTTAGCTCCAAAGCAGCCTGGAGGGCCgagaagggagagggagggtgggcaggaaGGCAGAAGCCTAGGAAAGTTTGGGTGGACGCCAACCCAGAGATGTGAACAATGACCACACTCTGTGGAGCTTTGGTCCCTCTGCTCTGACGCTGGAAGCCCTCACCTGATATGTGGCTTCAGCTTGGCCACCAAGTCCCGTGACAGCTCCTCATTGGGGGGAGTGGAGTAAT
This window contains:
- the EIF2B4 gene encoding LOW QUALITY PROTEIN: translation initiation factor eIF-2B subunit delta (The sequence of the model RefSeq protein was modified relative to this genomic sequence to represent the inferred CDS: deleted 1 base in 1 codon), whose translation is MAERDGRNPEGAAPVPAGQQAPELSQEEKLQLRKEKKQQKKKKKSEKGQSGEPAEQGATPEPGQPRAAAQPPAPPASADGPGDGEKPTGGKSKAELRAERRAKQEAERAQKQARKAELSQAATPAKPRQSPTEPQSMVKRLPEHVQVDDSAAQKKLTKKAERQQVPQREDYGTKVNLFSHLHQYSRKKPLTQQMSIPSTVIHPAVVRLGLQYSQGIINGSNARCIALLEVFKQLIRDYSTPPNEELSRDLVAKLKPHISFLTQCRPLSAGMGNAIKFLKKEISCLPDTLREDEAKEKLQDTIDKYLREKIVLAAEAISRSAFEKINDHDVILVYGCSSLVNRTLCDAHAKKGRAFRVIVVDSRPRLEGRETLRRLVRKGIHCTYVMINAISYVLPEVSKVLLGAHALLANGSVMSRVGTSQIALVSRAYNVPVLVCCETYKFCERVQTDSFVSNELDDPDDLIVLRKGQAQLGGWAENKSLRLLNLVYDVTPPDLVDLVITDLGMIPCTSVPVVLRVKNVDQ